TGCGAAGAACTTTTATCAGAAACTTTCTAAAGAACTAATTAATGTAAGAAATTAAAATACATTATTAATAATGGATGAAATTATTGTAAATGATTCCTCTCTTTCTAAAAATGACGGAGAAAATATCTTGGAACCGGCAAAAATATTTGAATATATAGCTATAGCCAGGCCGGATAACTGGATTAAGAATATTTTCATGCTACCTGGAATGTTGTTTGCTTTGTCAATTTTTGACACCGCGATTACCTTTGGTCTAATTGTTAAGATTGTTATTGGCATAGCTAGCATATGCCTTGTGGCATCTGCTAATTATGTTATAAATGAGTATCTAGACAAGGGATTTGATAAATATCATCCCCTGAAAAAGAAAAGGTCTTCGGTTGTTACGATCATTAATCCTAGAATTCTTTATATTGAGTATGCCATACTAGGATGTTTGGGGTTGGGGGTATCTTATACTGTTTCAATTAAATTTCTTTTAATGGCAGGGCTTCTTCTTTTTATGGGAGTAATTTACAATGTAAAACCTTTCAGAAGTAAGGATAGGGTATTCCTTGATGTTTTGAGTGAGTCAGTCAATAATCCAATCAGATTTGCTGCGGGATGGTTTATTTTTACTCCGTCGTTAGGTATACCAAGTAGTAAATGGGATTTAAATTGGATAAATACATTTCCACCAGTAAGTATAATTATTGCCTATTGGATGGGGGGAGCATTTTTAATGGCTACAAAGAGATTTGCAGAATTTAGATTGATCGGAAATGTGGAAATCGCGGGACAGTACCGCCGATCGTTTAAATATTATACTGAAAACAGTTTACTTGTTTCGATGTTTTTCTATGCAATTACTTCTGCTTTTTTTTTAGGTATTTTTTTAATAAAAGATAGGATTGAGCTTTTAGTGAGCTTTCCCTTTTTTGCTTTATTGTTTTCTTGGTATTTGAGAATAGGTTTATTAAAGGATTCTCCTGTACAGGGCTCAGAAAAGCTTTATACAAGAAAATGGTTTATGTTATATTTGATATTATTTACAACTTTACTATGTGTTTTGATGTTTGTAAAAATACCTTGGCTGCATTGGTTCCTTAAGAATGCAAATAATTATTGATTTTAATTGACAGAACTTTTTACAAAATTGTTGAATACATGAAATATGATCATTATGATCTGGTTGTGGTGGGTACAGGTTTTGCGTCTAGCTTTTTTTTGAAAAAATATTTGTCTAAGCCTGGTTCAAAAAATAAAAAAATACTCGTTTTAGAAAAGGGTTATTTTTATCCCTATGCAGAGCGTCTTAAAGTCGAAAAGGGGCTGCCATCAAAGTACCAGAAATATGCATCGCCATGGCAAGATAACATTGTAAACTTAAACGAGAAAAAAGTGTGGCAGTTTACAACTGCTTATGGAGGATCGTCCAATTGCTGGTGGGGCTGTACCCCAAGATTTATGCCTAATGATTTTAAGTTAAAAAGTTTGTATGGTATTGCGCAGGACTGGCCTGTGAGTTACGATGAGTTGGATCTCTATTATTATGAGGCTGAAGAGATGATGTTAGTATCTGGACCAGAAAACACACCCTTTCCGAGAAAAGGAAAATATCCACTACCTCAGCATGCTTTTACCTTGGTCGATAAAATACTGCATAAAAAATATGGTAGTCAATATATAAGCCAGCCTACCGCAAGAGCTAGCAAGCAAACGATGAATAGAAATGGCTGCATGGCTCTTAGTACATGTCATACCTGTCCGGTGAATGCGAAGTTCACTATAGAGAATGGAAATGTAGGTGTTTATGACGATGAACGTGTTGAGATAAAATATGGTTGCGCAGTTTATAGTCTGGAAATTACGAATGATGTAGTACAAAAGGTACTATTCCAGAATGAAGGAAAGGAGTTGTCAGTCAGAAGTGATGTAGTTGTGCTTGGTGCGAATCCGTTTTTCAATTCTAACATTTTACTAAACGCGGGGGACAAAAACCCTTTAACAGGTAGAGGTATAGGAGAGCAATTAGGTATGCAGGTTCAGATTTATCTTGATGATATACAAAATGTTGGTGGCAGTAGCTGGGTAAATGCAAATGGTTATATGTTTTATGATGGAGACCACAGAAAAGATTTTGCCGCATGCTTAATTGAGGTAAATAACGCGCCTTATTATATTAGACTGGAAAGAGGAAAGCATTTAAATGTAGTAAATTTTAGACTGGTTTTTGAAGACTTACCAATAAATACTAACCATGTTGCTGTTTCGTCAAACAAATTGATTCCGGAAATTCACTTTAATGATCGGTCAGACTACACTATAAAAGCTATAGACAATATAAAGTTGAAATTGCCAGATGTTTTATCTTGTTTACCAGTTGAAAAGATCATATATCAGGGGACGGAACCGAATGAAGGACATATCATTGGTGGAACTAGAATGAGTAACAATAAAACAGATGGGGTTGTAGATAAGCATATGATTCATCATCAATACAGAAACTTATTTGTTTTAGGGTCAGGTGCTTTTACAACTTATGGTCCTTCTAATCCTACGCTCACCTTATCAGCTTTATCTTTATTTGCGGCAGATAAAATATTTTAAAAATTGGAAAGAAGAAAATTTATAATATTAACGGGCGTTGGGGTAGGCATGAGTATCATACCGGCTTCGCTTTATTTCATGGAATCGGGTTTGAAAAAATATGTCACGCTCATTCTAAGGAGAGAATTGTTCTACTTAAAACTGGAATCGGAAGGTGTATCAAGGTATGTAGACGATTATTTTAAAGCCACTAGAAATGATATGGTTTCTACTTTAAAGTGGAAAATTTTGTATTATTCAAATTCAAACTGGAAGAAATCAGACCGCATTGGTAATCTGATTAAGTACTATCTTTTGTCGAGCGATTTTTTTATCAACAAAACAGATGAAAGTAAGCTTGTGAATTATTTAGGTTTATTTAATTCCTATAAAAGCCCAGTACCCAATCCTTATTCTTTTGTTCTTTATCCACCCAACGATATCGCTGACCCAGTATAGCTGATAGCAAATGGATTTTTTTCGCATGCGCACTTAAGACATTGTTTTTTTCAATTTTCTATTCTGTAAGCCATTAATAAAAACTTTAGGGATCTCTTTTAGTGTGAAAGGAATGTTCACGGCAAATGCTCTGAAAAGTAAAATAAATGAGTATTTGAAGTTAAGTTCACGAATTAAATTGTGTTTGGCAAACTCAACCAGACCAATCATATATCTTTGTTCCAACGTTTTTCTCTCTCTTGGGCTGAGTAGCTTGTCAAATTTAATGATTTTTGCCTTTGCATCTGCGATATATAAAAATTCCAGGACCTCACTCCATTTTCTACCATCATATACATTGATCTCATCGATCCTTTTATGCCATAATTTATTTAATGTAAAAGCTGCCCGGCATTCTTTGTTTAGTATCATTTCCAGATAAAGGCACCAATCATCACCAATATTCATATCTTCATTCCATCCGGATACTATGGAAGACCTGCGCATGACAAGAGAAGACGATGGCGAAGGGCATGATTTAATGTATAAATCTCTAACCTCGTTATAGCTCAAATTAACCCAATTGTTCTTTTCTTTATATAAATATGGTTCTAGAAATGGATCATTATTAAGAAAATCCCAGGTTTCTCCGTTTCTTGTATCCTGATCCCAGTTGGTAAATACAAAATCAAGTTGATCTTTCTCTAATTTTTCAACACAATTTTTAAGAAAGTCTATATACCAGATGTCATCAGAGTCTAATGAGGCAATAATAGAACCCTTTGCATACGAAAGTCCTAAATTTCTTGCGGAAGCTTGTCCCCCATTTTTTTTGTAATAGTATTCGATTTGAGGGTATTCTTTTACAAGTTTTGCAGTTTGATCAACAGAGCCATCATCTATAACAATGACCTGAATGTTTTTGTACGATTGATTTACCGCACTTTCAATGGCTTCACGAAGCTTATTCTCTCTATTAAATGTTGGAATTATTATCGTAACTAAGTTGTTGAATGTCATTTAGTAAATGTTTGGTAGAGTGTAAATAACATTAAAAAATAAAAGTTGAATCAATCAAATGATTATCTTGCTATATTATATTATAATATGGCCTTTAAATTTCCTTAAATATCAGATTAATTATGGAAGATTTAAAATTCTATTCATCTATATTTGTTTTACAAACGCAACCCATTGCAGATGAATCAATCTATATCAGATAAAATCAAAAAGCTCAAAACTAACCTTAACATCAAACGAACACTTCAACTTGTGTGGTCTATTGCACGTGGTTGGACCTTAGTGGTGGTAATAATGATTTTTCTGGAGACCATTTTTATGTTGGGATCGCTTTATTCGTTAAAGCTTTTAGTTGATATTGTTTCAAAATCCGATTTGAATAATTTAGCCAATGGAGGCATCGTATTAAAGTATGTGTTATTTGCAGGAGTGATAGGTATTTTATATAATGTTATACGAGCGCTATCGGCCTATACAGGAGAAATTCAAGCAGCAAGAGTGTCTGAAAATATTGACGATAAAATACATGACATAGCTGCAAATCTTGAATTATCTTTTTACGAGAGCCCTGAGTATTTTGATGTTTTAAAAAGAGCAAAGGACGCAGGCTCATATAGGCCAAATCAGGTCATTTTATCGCTTTTGGACATTGCAAAAAATCTACTAAATTTATTTGGTGTTGCGCTAATTTTGATTTCTATAAATTGGCTGCTACTACCTATGTTGGTTTTGTTTGTTTTACCTACATTATTGGTTAGAATCTATTTCTCTGATAAACAGAATGTGCTGAGAATTAGGCATACACCAACCGAACGAAAGACATCCTATTTAAGCACATTGATTACTTCTGATACAACTGCTAAAGAAGTTAGAAGTTACAATCTTGGTAGTTATTTTAAAGCTCAGTATTTTCAGATTAGGATGTCCTTGCTTGAAGAACGTTTAAAAATTAGCTTTAATAGAACTTTAGGCGAGGTTGCAACTTCTGTATTATCAACTGTAGGTTTTTTCGTATGCATAGGTTATATTATGCTTAGAACTGCGAAAGGCTACTCAACTCTTGGAGATGCGACCTTGTTCCTCGTTATATTCCCTCAAACATTTAATGTATTGCAAAATATTGCTTCGGGAATATCTACAGTGTACCAGAATAATATCTTTGTTTCTAGTATTTTTGAACTCTTTGATTTGAAAGAGAATGTTGTAATAGAAGATGATACAAGGCCTATCCCAAATAATGAGATGTTAGACCTTGAATTAAGAAATGTAGATTTTGCTTATCCAGGCACAAATAAACTTACATTGAGGGGGATAAATATGAAAATACCTTCTGGGAAAATTATAGCCGTTGTAGGTTTGAATGGGGCAGGCAAAACAACATTAATTAAATTGCTTTGTCGCTTATATGAACCTATTTCTGGGGTAATTACATTAGGAGGGCAAAACATCCGTGATTTTTCCAAAGTTGATTATAGTAAACAGATTAGTGTCGTGTTTCAGGATTTTTGTAAATATAATTTTTCAGCAGCAGATAATATTAAGTTTGGGGATATCAAGCGTCTTGTGCATCAGATGGAAGATATAATCAATGTAGCAAAGCATTCAGGAGCTCATAATTACATCAAAGACTTTGAACATAAATATGACACAATGATGGGAAAGGTTTTTGATGATGGACGTGAAATAAGTATAGGACAATGGCAAAAACTTGCAACTGCAAGGGCTTTGTATAGCTCATCCCGATTTCTTATCCTTGATGAAGCTACCAGTGCACTTGACGCAGTAGCTGAAAAGGAACTTTTTGATTCTTTCAGGCAACATATAGGGAATCGTGCAGCACTAGTAATTAGCCACAGACATTCAGCAGTTAAGCATGCTGATTATATTTATGTGCTATCTGGCACACAAATATTGCAGGAGGGTACCGACAAAGAACTTTTGGAAATGGAAGGTGATTATGCGCGTCTTTTTAAAAATAAAAGTGAACAAAAAGTTAATTAGATGAACTTAGAACATACTAAATCATTAGGTAATGTTGCAATAATTTCTTCTTGCTCCGAAGATTGGGGTGGAAGTGAAGAATTATGGGGAAAAAGTGTTCCCTTGTTAATAGCCGAAGGTTATACCGTTACTGTATACAAGAGTAAAATAAACAAAGTGCATCCTGAGTTTATTAAATTGGCTAATATGAAGGTTTCTTTTGTTGAAATAGATATTCATCGCTCGTTTGT
This is a stretch of genomic DNA from Candidatus Pedobacter colombiensis. It encodes these proteins:
- a CDS encoding UbiA prenyltransferase family protein; amino-acid sequence: MDEIIVNDSSLSKNDGENILEPAKIFEYIAIARPDNWIKNIFMLPGMLFALSIFDTAITFGLIVKIVIGIASICLVASANYVINEYLDKGFDKYHPLKKKRSSVVTIINPRILYIEYAILGCLGLGVSYTVSIKFLLMAGLLLFMGVIYNVKPFRSKDRVFLDVLSESVNNPIRFAAGWFIFTPSLGIPSSKWDLNWINTFPPVSIIIAYWMGGAFLMATKRFAEFRLIGNVEIAGQYRRSFKYYTENSLLVSMFFYAITSAFFLGIFLIKDRIELLVSFPFFALLFSWYLRIGLLKDSPVQGSEKLYTRKWFMLYLILFTTLLCVLMFVKIPWLHWFLKNANNY
- a CDS encoding ABC transporter ATP-binding protein is translated as MNQSISDKIKKLKTNLNIKRTLQLVWSIARGWTLVVVIMIFLETIFMLGSLYSLKLLVDIVSKSDLNNLANGGIVLKYVLFAGVIGILYNVIRALSAYTGEIQAARVSENIDDKIHDIAANLELSFYESPEYFDVLKRAKDAGSYRPNQVILSLLDIAKNLLNLFGVALILISINWLLLPMLVLFVLPTLLVRIYFSDKQNVLRIRHTPTERKTSYLSTLITSDTTAKEVRSYNLGSYFKAQYFQIRMSLLEERLKISFNRTLGEVATSVLSTVGFFVCIGYIMLRTAKGYSTLGDATLFLVIFPQTFNVLQNIASGISTVYQNNIFVSSIFELFDLKENVVIEDDTRPIPNNEMLDLELRNVDFAYPGTNKLTLRGINMKIPSGKIIAVVGLNGAGKTTLIKLLCRLYEPISGVITLGGQNIRDFSKVDYSKQISVVFQDFCKYNFSAADNIKFGDIKRLVHQMEDIINVAKHSGAHNYIKDFEHKYDTMMGKVFDDGREISIGQWQKLATARALYSSSRFLILDEATSALDAVAEKELFDSFRQHIGNRAALVISHRHSAVKHADYIYVLSGTQILQEGTDKELLEMEGDYARLFKNKSEQKVN
- a CDS encoding GMC oxidoreductase, which produces MKYDHYDLVVVGTGFASSFFLKKYLSKPGSKNKKILVLEKGYFYPYAERLKVEKGLPSKYQKYASPWQDNIVNLNEKKVWQFTTAYGGSSNCWWGCTPRFMPNDFKLKSLYGIAQDWPVSYDELDLYYYEAEEMMLVSGPENTPFPRKGKYPLPQHAFTLVDKILHKKYGSQYISQPTARASKQTMNRNGCMALSTCHTCPVNAKFTIENGNVGVYDDERVEIKYGCAVYSLEITNDVVQKVLFQNEGKELSVRSDVVVLGANPFFNSNILLNAGDKNPLTGRGIGEQLGMQVQIYLDDIQNVGGSSWVNANGYMFYDGDHRKDFAACLIEVNNAPYYIRLERGKHLNVVNFRLVFEDLPINTNHVAVSSNKLIPEIHFNDRSDYTIKAIDNIKLKLPDVLSCLPVEKIIYQGTEPNEGHIIGGTRMSNNKTDGVVDKHMIHHQYRNLFVLGSGAFTTYGPSNPTLTLSALSLFAADKIF
- a CDS encoding glycosyltransferase family 2 protein, whose amino-acid sequence is MTFNNLVTIIIPTFNRENKLREAIESAVNQSYKNIQVIVIDDGSVDQTAKLVKEYPQIEYYYKKNGGQASARNLGLSYAKGSIIASLDSDDIWYIDFLKNCVEKLEKDQLDFVFTNWDQDTRNGETWDFLNNDPFLEPYLYKEKNNWVNLSYNEVRDLYIKSCPSPSSSLVMRRSSIVSGWNEDMNIGDDWCLYLEMILNKECRAAFTLNKLWHKRIDEINVYDGRKWSEVLEFLYIADAKAKIIKFDKLLSPRERKTLEQRYMIGLVEFAKHNLIRELNFKYSFILLFRAFAVNIPFTLKEIPKVFINGLQNRKLKKTMS